A single window of Sporosarcina sp. Marseille-Q4943 DNA harbors:
- the proS gene encoding proline--tRNA ligase → MSNQKNDFSKWYIDTIQKADLMDYTPVRGCIAFKPDGYEIWEHIQAEMDKRFKETGHRNAYFPMLIPESFFQKEKDHIEGFSPELPFVTEAAGEKLEERLALRPTSETMIGHLYSDWIKSYRDLPVLINQWANVFRWEKRTLPFIRTSEFLWQEGHTAHADEEEAREETMQMLNIYKEVVEGLLAIPVYDGQKTPSERFAGAVDTYSIEAMMKDGKAVQAGTSHYLGTKFAEAFDIKYLTKENRHEFVHTTSWGTSTRLIGSVIMVHGDEQGLVLPPRIAPTQVVLIPVGPWKKNPAIMEKLDEVFAELKAKGIRVRLDDSDQSPGFKFNEWELKGVPVRVELGPRDLENNQALIKARDEDEKVAVDLPTIVDCIEGALNTMQTRLLEKARAFRAEHSHTHIDTIEELKKHIADSAEKGEIPGWILAGWCGDDACEEHVKDETMFTTRNIPFNPPAEKSTCINCGKESKHTVWFARAY, encoded by the coding sequence ATGAGCAATCAGAAGAACGATTTTTCAAAATGGTATATCGACACGATCCAAAAGGCGGATTTGATGGATTATACACCAGTGCGTGGATGTATCGCATTCAAACCGGACGGCTACGAAATTTGGGAGCATATACAAGCCGAAATGGACAAGCGTTTCAAGGAGACGGGACACCGTAATGCATACTTCCCGATGTTGATTCCTGAGTCGTTCTTCCAGAAGGAGAAAGATCATATCGAAGGGTTCTCTCCTGAGCTTCCATTTGTGACGGAAGCCGCCGGCGAAAAATTGGAAGAGCGTCTTGCATTGCGTCCGACATCTGAGACGATGATCGGCCACTTGTATTCCGATTGGATCAAAAGCTACCGTGACCTTCCGGTGTTGATTAACCAATGGGCGAACGTCTTCCGTTGGGAGAAGAGAACATTGCCTTTCATTCGTACATCCGAGTTTTTATGGCAGGAAGGGCACACGGCGCATGCTGATGAAGAAGAGGCGCGCGAAGAGACGATGCAAATGCTGAACATTTACAAAGAAGTCGTGGAAGGGCTATTAGCCATTCCTGTCTACGACGGACAAAAAACGCCATCCGAGCGTTTTGCAGGCGCGGTCGATACGTATTCGATCGAAGCGATGATGAAGGACGGGAAAGCGGTGCAAGCGGGTACATCCCACTATTTAGGAACGAAATTCGCGGAAGCATTCGACATCAAATATTTGACGAAGGAGAACCGTCATGAGTTTGTCCATACGACGTCATGGGGAACTTCGACACGCTTGATCGGCTCAGTCATCATGGTTCACGGCGACGAGCAAGGGCTTGTATTGCCTCCTCGTATCGCACCGACGCAAGTTGTCCTGATTCCGGTAGGTCCTTGGAAGAAGAACCCTGCAATTATGGAGAAGTTGGATGAAGTGTTTGCCGAGTTGAAAGCGAAAGGCATCCGTGTCCGTTTGGATGACTCCGACCAGTCGCCTGGCTTCAAGTTCAACGAGTGGGAGCTGAAAGGTGTACCGGTCCGTGTTGAGCTAGGGCCACGTGATTTGGAAAACAATCAGGCGCTTATTAAGGCACGTGACGAGGATGAGAAAGTAGCTGTCGATTTGCCGACGATTGTTGATTGCATTGAAGGTGCGCTGAACACGATGCAGACACGCCTCCTTGAAAAAGCGCGTGCATTCCGTGCTGAGCATTCCCACACGCATATCGATACGATTGAAGAACTGAAGAAGCATATCGCAGATTCAGCGGAAAAAGGTGAAATCCCTGGGTGGATCCTTGCGGGCTGGTGCGGCGATGACGCGTGTGAGGAGCATGTGAAGGATGAAACGATGTTCACGACACGAAACATTCCTTTCAATCCACCGGCTGAAAAATCGACTTGCATCAATTGTGGTAAGGAATCGAAACATACGGTTTGGTTTGCGAGAGCATATTAA
- a CDS encoding RNA polymerase sigma factor → MQQEKWVRNIRAGDQAAFRQFYEAYAGPAIRTASAITRNREMAKDAVQETFIRVYRQIGNYNPTLPFDPWFYRILTNECLRLMKRESPLSNIETFENDPSLAEESFDQLRELYDIIQALDDSHRIPLILKYIKGFSEKEIADILGLNQNTVKSRLFKGRKRLKEQLEPTREEDMS, encoded by the coding sequence GTGCAGCAGGAAAAGTGGGTTCGGAACATACGGGCGGGCGACCAAGCCGCGTTCCGTCAGTTTTATGAAGCGTATGCGGGTCCGGCAATCCGGACGGCAAGCGCAATCACCCGCAACCGAGAGATGGCGAAAGATGCGGTGCAGGAAACGTTCATCCGAGTGTATCGGCAAATCGGAAACTACAATCCGACATTGCCATTCGATCCTTGGTTTTATCGGATATTGACGAATGAATGTCTTCGTTTAATGAAAAGGGAATCCCCCCTTTCGAATATCGAAACGTTTGAAAACGATCCTTCCCTTGCAGAGGAATCGTTCGATCAATTGAGGGAGCTTTACGATATTATTCAAGCATTGGATGATTCCCATCGTATTCCGCTGATCTTGAAGTATATTAAAGGATTTTCCGAAAAAGAGATCGCGGACATTTTAGGGTTGAATCAAAACACCGTAAAGTCGCGATTGTTCAAAGGAAGAAAACGGTTGAAAGAGCAACTGGAGCCCACTCGAGAGGAGGATATGTCCTGA
- a CDS encoding HAD-IIB family hydrolase: MKNKKYLLATDLDGTFVGDKEALGRLLQFFDNSPDEVGLVYVTGRHLSSAQSLIPEEGLPIPDLLIADVGTSIYQSDELVEDPDWKARMQIDWQPDKIAEIAASFPSLKRQKLPDARRVSFTVSEDIGSVNEFKKTLEDEEVAHTFIFSSNRDIDVLPFGAGKGNALEYVLERYAMDGVRLLIAGDSGNDRDMLSLGYPSVIVGNAQPELLEMEPCENLFRAKQNCAGGIHEAWVHFYGDRRESLA; this comes from the coding sequence TTGAAAAACAAAAAATACTTGTTGGCGACTGATTTGGATGGAACGTTTGTCGGTGATAAGGAAGCTCTAGGACGGTTGCTTCAGTTCTTTGATAACTCACCGGATGAAGTTGGGCTCGTCTATGTGACCGGAAGACATCTCTCTTCTGCCCAATCACTCATCCCTGAAGAAGGGCTGCCGATACCCGATCTGCTCATAGCGGATGTCGGTACGTCCATTTATCAGTCTGACGAGCTGGTGGAAGATCCTGATTGGAAGGCACGCATGCAGATCGATTGGCAACCCGATAAAATTGCCGAGATTGCCGCCTCCTTTCCTTCATTGAAGAGGCAGAAACTTCCCGATGCTCGGCGCGTTTCATTCACTGTGTCAGAAGACATAGGATCAGTGAATGAATTCAAGAAGACTCTTGAAGATGAAGAGGTTGCTCATACGTTCATCTTCAGCTCGAATCGTGATATCGACGTTCTTCCTTTTGGGGCAGGCAAAGGGAATGCATTGGAATATGTACTTGAAAGATATGCGATGGATGGCGTCCGGTTGCTGATCGCAGGCGATTCTGGCAATGACCGAGACATGCTTTCCCTCGGCTACCCTTCCGTCATCGTCGGCAACGCCCAGCCGGAGTTGTTGGAGATGGAACCGTGTGAAAATCTCTTCCGTGCAAAACAAAACTGTGCGGGAGGCATCCACGAAGCGTGGGTGCACTTTTATGGGGACCGTCGGGAGTCTTTAGCATAA
- a CDS encoding DHHA1 domain-containing protein yields the protein MLKDRIYYQNAYKKTFKARINGNGVDSEGRPYVLLSNTAFYPTGGGQPHDTGTIEGVRVIDVEEVDGEVRHFLSEELHSKKDVEGAIDWERRFDHMQQHTGQHILTAAFVGLFGFQTISFHLGKGLVSIDLDIEDVTAEQLTAAEKLANEIILENRPVETKWVTEDELSQFSLRKQLAVTDEIRLVIIPDFDFNGCGGTHPSSTGQVGLLKIISTEKQKRKVRVHFACGGRVLQQLHWKHEELSAASKLLSAPEDGVSNAIERLLTSHHTLEKSLEKAKEDLLSFEMKNLLINKNGSIVKASFTDRTVQELQKLARMIVAEDDSAIALFVAESEDRLQFVAARGVSAGTSMKLISAKVLPLLHGKGGGNDAFVQGGGERTMASEELLSVMENTISN from the coding sequence ATGTTGAAGGACCGTATTTATTATCAAAATGCCTATAAAAAGACGTTCAAAGCACGGATTAACGGGAACGGGGTAGATTCTGAGGGGCGCCCATATGTCCTATTGAGCAACACGGCGTTCTATCCGACCGGCGGCGGGCAGCCGCATGATACGGGAACGATTGAAGGAGTTCGAGTGATCGATGTAGAGGAAGTTGACGGTGAAGTCCGCCATTTCCTTAGCGAAGAACTTCATTCCAAAAAGGATGTGGAAGGGGCAATCGATTGGGAACGCCGCTTTGATCACATGCAGCAGCATACGGGGCAGCATATTTTGACAGCAGCTTTTGTCGGGCTCTTCGGATTCCAGACAATCAGTTTCCATCTCGGCAAAGGGCTTGTTTCCATCGACTTGGACATAGAAGACGTGACAGCTGAGCAATTGACTGCTGCGGAAAAACTTGCGAACGAGATCATTTTGGAGAACCGCCCGGTTGAAACGAAATGGGTGACGGAGGATGAGCTTTCCCAGTTTTCATTGCGTAAGCAATTGGCTGTGACGGATGAAATCAGGCTTGTCATCATCCCGGATTTCGATTTTAACGGATGCGGAGGCACCCACCCATCTTCAACCGGACAAGTTGGATTGCTGAAAATCATCTCTACGGAAAAACAGAAACGGAAAGTCCGAGTCCATTTCGCTTGCGGAGGCCGAGTTCTACAGCAGCTGCATTGGAAGCATGAAGAGTTGTCAGCCGCCTCCAAATTGCTGAGCGCCCCTGAAGATGGTGTCAGCAATGCGATCGAGCGGCTTTTGACTTCGCATCACACATTGGAAAAATCATTGGAAAAGGCAAAGGAAGATTTGCTCTCGTTCGAGATGAAAAACTTGTTGATCAATAAAAATGGCAGCATTGTAAAAGCTTCATTCACCGATAGAACTGTGCAAGAGCTGCAAAAATTGGCACGGATGATTGTAGCCGAAGATGATTCGGCCATCGCCCTTTTCGTCGCCGAGAGTGAAGATCGCCTTCAGTTCGTCGCGGCGCGGGGTGTATCCGCAGGGACAAGCATGAAACTCATCTCGGCGAAAGTATTGCCACTTCTCCACGGTAAAGGTGGCGGAAATGATGCATTTGTCCAAGGCGGCGGCGAGCGGACAATGGCTTCGGAAGAATTATTGAGCGTTATGGAAAACACAATTTCAAACTAA
- a CDS encoding methyl-accepting chemotaxis protein: protein MFKSIKSKLLFSFSLVILLVLVYGIYNIYVVMQSNEQARNIVEKELPLLIAHDKMALTMANRISTARGYVLYGGDFKERFNEYTESGKQNENIIREIHETEEFDRLIEQTIAWRTIISEDVFAEYDKGNQELALRNLERSTPMVREIMAGYEKLAADYEANINAAEAKIIAGGEMTLKIVSVVTVLVILLSIAAALFTADQITKPIKMVMNRMSEMAKGDLSGENMKTKAKDEIGQLVHAANEMSHNTRNLLNTINDISSSVTAQSEELTQSANEVKSATDQVAMTMYDLAEGAESQATQAGHLSDLMDSFVQRVEEADEKGGHIQAASTKVLDMTSEGRRLMDLSNEQMSRIDKIVQFSVEKIQGLDAQSQEISKLVVVIKDIADQTNLLALNAAIEAARAGEHGKGFAVVAEEVRNLAEQVSHSVTDITKIVGDIQSESSSVATSLLEGYGEVEKGTEQITQTSQTFNDINDAVTEVATHITTISNNLSEMVSRSQEMRGSVEEIAAITEETSAGIEQTSASAQQTNSSMEEVAMSSEQLSKYAEELNRHVLQFKL, encoded by the coding sequence ATGTTTAAAAGTATTAAAAGTAAATTGTTGTTCTCTTTTTCATTAGTGATTTTATTAGTGCTCGTATACGGCATTTATAATATTTACGTAGTGATGCAAAGTAACGAACAAGCAAGGAATATAGTGGAGAAAGAGCTTCCATTGTTAATTGCCCATGACAAGATGGCGTTAACGATGGCTAACCGTATTTCGACAGCCCGCGGGTATGTCTTATACGGGGGAGATTTTAAGGAAAGATTCAACGAGTATACCGAAAGTGGAAAGCAAAATGAAAACATCATCCGTGAAATCCATGAAACGGAAGAGTTCGACCGCCTGATCGAGCAAACGATAGCTTGGAGAACAATCATCAGTGAAGACGTGTTTGCTGAGTATGACAAAGGCAACCAGGAGCTGGCGCTACGAAACTTGGAGCGGTCAACTCCGATGGTTCGTGAAATTATGGCAGGCTATGAAAAATTGGCAGCGGATTATGAAGCGAATATTAATGCGGCAGAAGCGAAGATAATCGCAGGCGGGGAAATGACGCTCAAGATTGTGAGCGTTGTGACGGTTTTAGTCATTTTATTAAGCATTGCAGCAGCACTTTTCACTGCCGATCAAATTACAAAACCGATTAAGATGGTAATGAACCGCATGTCGGAGATGGCTAAAGGCGATTTAAGCGGTGAAAATATGAAGACAAAAGCCAAGGATGAAATTGGCCAGCTTGTCCATGCGGCAAATGAGATGAGCCATAACACTCGCAATTTATTGAATACGATTAATGATATTTCAAGCTCTGTAACAGCCCAAAGTGAAGAGCTGACGCAATCCGCGAACGAAGTGAAGTCTGCTACAGACCAGGTTGCAATGACGATGTATGATCTGGCGGAAGGTGCAGAGTCGCAAGCGACACAAGCGGGTCATTTATCGGACTTGATGGATTCGTTCGTTCAAAGAGTGGAAGAGGCGGACGAAAAAGGAGGGCATATTCAAGCCGCTTCGACAAAAGTGTTGGATATGACTTCGGAAGGCCGTCGTCTAATGGATCTTTCCAATGAGCAAATGAGTAGAATCGATAAAATCGTCCAATTCTCTGTTGAAAAAATCCAAGGCTTGGACGCACAATCACAGGAAATATCGAAATTGGTCGTCGTCATTAAAGATATTGCCGACCAAACGAATTTATTGGCTCTAAATGCAGCGATCGAAGCGGCAAGAGCGGGCGAACATGGAAAAGGATTCGCAGTTGTTGCCGAAGAAGTAAGAAACTTGGCAGAACAGGTTTCTCACTCAGTCACTGACATTACAAAAATTGTAGGTGACATACAATCTGAATCCAGTTCTGTGGCAACATCCTTATTGGAAGGCTACGGGGAAGTGGAAAAAGGAACAGAGCAAATTACGCAGACGAGCCAAACTTTCAACGATATTAATGATGCAGTGACTGAAGTGGCTACGCATATTACAACCATTTCAAACAATTTATCAGAAATGGTTTCCCGCAGTCAGGAAATGCGCGGCTCTGTAGAAGAAATTGCTGCTATCACTGAGGAAACGTCTGCAGGCATTGAACAAACATCTGCTTCAGCCCAACAGACAAATAGCTCAATGGAAGAAGTGGCAATGAGCTCAGAACAACTATCGAAATACGCTGAAGAACTTAATCGACACGTCCTTCAATTTAAATTGTAA
- a CDS encoding zinc ribbon domain-containing protein YjdM has product MNNLPNCPKCNSEYTYEDGNLFVCPECAHEWTLESQEEEAEAAVVRDANGNELNDGDTITVIKDLKVKGSSNVVKMGTTVKNIKLVEGDHDIDCKIPGFGAMQLKSEFVKKI; this is encoded by the coding sequence ATGAACAATTTACCAAACTGCCCAAAATGTAATTCCGAATACACATATGAAGATGGAAATCTGTTCGTTTGCCCTGAATGTGCGCACGAGTGGACGTTGGAATCCCAGGAGGAGGAAGCTGAAGCGGCTGTCGTGCGTGATGCGAATGGCAATGAATTGAACGATGGCGATACGATTACGGTCATTAAAGACTTGAAAGTGAAAGGGAGCTCAAACGTCGTCAAAATGGGGACGACGGTGAAAAACATCAAGCTGGTCGAAGGCGATCACGATATTGATTGCAAAATCCCTGGATTCGGCGCAATGCAATTGAAGTCGGAGTTCGTGAAGAAAATCTGA
- a CDS encoding GatB/YqeY domain-containing protein — MLKTTVFEQLIQAMKEKDVLSKGVLTLLKSALDSAEKEKGSALTEEEEIAIVNREIKQTNQALEGAEKAQREDLIEQEKAKLVLLKSFLPKQLSEEEVKSLLTEAGVTQGMNMGDAMKIAKPLLAGKTDGATMSKAVKSLIQ, encoded by the coding sequence ATGTTAAAAACAACTGTGTTCGAACAACTGATACAAGCAATGAAAGAGAAGGACGTCCTTTCGAAAGGTGTGCTGACGCTGTTGAAGTCCGCACTTGACTCAGCTGAAAAAGAAAAAGGCTCCGCTTTGACGGAGGAAGAAGAAATCGCGATTGTAAACCGTGAAATCAAACAAACGAACCAAGCGTTGGAAGGCGCAGAGAAAGCGCAACGTGAGGATTTAATTGAACAGGAAAAGGCTAAATTGGTATTGCTCAAATCATTCTTGCCGAAGCAATTAAGCGAGGAAGAAGTGAAATCTTTACTCACAGAGGCAGGTGTTACTCAAGGAATGAACATGGGCGACGCGATGAAAATCGCTAAACCGCTCCTTGCAGGGAAAACGGACGGCGCAACGATGTCGAAAGCTGTGAAGAGTCTTATTCAATAG
- a CDS encoding glycosyltransferase, with product MKKKIVFISDHGDPLAQLGGKQAGGQNNYVKQLALSLDKRGHTVDVITHWADAKAPATEQFGSRCRVIRVAAGVKGYVPKSDLYGMLFDFYDEIRSCIDLSSYDAMHTHYWLSGLLGAKVAENYGIPWIHTSHSLAVAKEEATGIREEKRMAAEQLILQLADSVVATTTSERKLIHSFVADPSPIKVIPIGVDKNFKPSLQEEKVQPYFAFAGRLEQTKGIYTLLKAFRLLVERHELPPSAKLVIAGGDPDKIDRQKKLPTDPKLKKAVKGLERHVEFIGARSQRQLAQLFNEATAVIVPSTYESFGMVAAEAQACGSPVIASKVGGLQDVVRHRETGIHIEKANHEHLAFAMKLLAANREFARSLGRRAAAYARREFDWDTVAKKMDGLYEVVMFEKQKILVGD from the coding sequence ATGAAGAAAAAAATAGTATTCATTTCTGACCACGGTGATCCACTTGCACAGCTCGGAGGCAAACAGGCAGGTGGACAAAATAATTACGTTAAGCAATTGGCACTTTCATTGGATAAAAGAGGGCATACAGTGGATGTCATTACCCATTGGGCGGATGCGAAAGCTCCTGCGACTGAACAATTCGGTTCACGCTGTCGGGTAATCCGCGTTGCAGCAGGTGTGAAGGGCTATGTGCCGAAGAGCGACCTATACGGCATGTTGTTCGATTTTTATGATGAAATACGTTCTTGCATTGATTTGTCGTCTTACGACGCAATGCACACCCATTATTGGTTGTCTGGACTCCTCGGAGCGAAAGTGGCTGAGAATTATGGAATACCTTGGATACACACTTCACACTCCTTGGCCGTTGCGAAAGAGGAAGCGACCGGTATCCGCGAAGAAAAGCGAATGGCGGCTGAACAATTGATTTTGCAGTTAGCCGACAGTGTAGTCGCTACGACTACTTCTGAAAGAAAATTGATTCATAGCTTCGTTGCAGACCCTTCCCCCATTAAAGTCATTCCCATTGGGGTTGACAAAAACTTCAAGCCATCTCTCCAAGAAGAGAAGGTGCAGCCTTATTTCGCATTTGCCGGAAGGCTTGAACAGACTAAAGGGATCTACACTCTTCTTAAAGCCTTCAGACTATTAGTGGAACGGCATGAGTTGCCGCCATCCGCGAAGCTCGTCATTGCAGGAGGAGACCCGGATAAAATTGATAGGCAAAAGAAACTGCCGACTGATCCGAAATTGAAAAAGGCGGTTAAGGGATTGGAACGGCATGTCGAATTCATCGGAGCCCGTTCCCAACGCCAATTGGCTCAACTTTTCAATGAAGCGACCGCTGTCATTGTCCCTTCTACGTACGAATCGTTCGGAATGGTCGCTGCGGAAGCGCAAGCATGTGGCAGCCCTGTCATCGCTTCGAAAGTAGGAGGTTTACAGGATGTTGTCCGCCATCGGGAGACGGGCATCCATATTGAAAAGGCAAACCATGAACATTTGGCATTCGCCATGAAACTGCTTGCGGCGAACCGTGAATTTGCTCGTTCCCTCGGACGGCGTGCTGCTGCCTATGCACGACGGGAATTCGATTGGGACACTGTCGCAAAGAAAATGGATGGATTGTATGAGGTGGTCATGTTTGAAAAACAAAAAATACTTGTTGGCGACTGA